The window GAGTGCAAGCGACTCGATGAACGCGAGACCAAGAATCAGGAAGATAAAGATTCCAGGACGCGCGCCCGGGTTACGTGCAAGAGCCTCGGTTGCCGAAGCAGTCGCCTTACCCTGACCCAGACCGCAAAGACCAGCAGCAAGGGCCATGCCCAGACCTGCAGCCAGCGGAACCCACTGGTTGGCAACTTCGCCACCCTGCGCAAAAGCCGGCGTTGCAAGCAGCATCGCGGCCAACGACATAAACAGATATTGCAACTTCTTCATGGTGTTACTCCTGCCTCCGTGGATACGCCGCCAGTGGGTGGTTGATGCTCACCGTGCTGGCACCCTCACGCTATACGGCGTTGTTGCACACTGCGAGAGGAGGCCCCACGCAGCGAAACTCAAGATTTCTAGTGATCGTGCGCCACTGCGAGTGACAGATAAATCGCCGCCAGCAACATGAACACGTAAGCCTGGATCACGGCCACACCAAGATGCAGCCCCAGAAACACCAGAGGAATTCCAATCGGAATCAGCGAAAAGAATGCGATAGTCAACAGATCGCCGGCAAACATATTCGCGTACAACCGAACCGTCAGCGACAAGACGCGCGCAAAGTGCGAGATGATCTCGATCGGAAGCAGAAGCGGGTACAGCCACCAAACCGGCCCAAGAAACTGCTTAATGTACGCGAAGCCATTCTCCCGGACGCCATGATAGTGGTAGTAAAGGAAGGTCACGATCGCAAAACCCAGCGGCACAACAACGTTCGCGGTTGGCGACTCAAGACCCGGGATTAAGCCGAGCAGGTTGCTCAGCAGGATGAACAGAAACAGTGCCGTCAGGTAGCTTACAAATCGCTCGTAGCCATAGCCGATAATCTGCTCGCCCTGATCCGAGACAAACTCGTGAGTCATCTCGGCCAGGTGCTGCACACCACCCGGCTTTTCTACGCTCAGTGACACCCGCACGAGGGCGAAGTACGCAACCAACACCAGAAACACCAGCAGCTCCATCGCAAATGCGTTCGTGATCGGAGCCTGGGGATAGGTTGGGTGCACATGCAAAGCACTCAGAAACGCCGTTACGGGCGCGGCAAAGTACTGATTCAGAATTCTGGTAAGTAATAACTGTGTTGGCATATAGAAAATCAGGTAATTCTGTTTCGGAAGTCACGAATGCCCGGTCTAGACTGTCCACGCCTTCATCAGCCTCAAACCTTCAATCGTGAGCGCGAACACACCCAGAGCGAGGCCAGCGGCAAGCGCGTAGACCGAACCATTCAGAATCTTAAGGCTAACATAAAGCAGCACGACGGTCAGCCCCAGACGGAGGAAGAAACCGAACAGAAGCAGCCCCATCGGCTTCGCCTTTCCACCGCCATCCATTCGCACCATAACGGCCGTCATTAGGCGCAGCCACTCGAACAACCCCGACCCCGAGATCAGCGCGCCCACCAGCAGCAAAACGGCTGATTGCCATCCCAACTTCCACCACACCAGGGGAGCTGCCACCGCAGAAATTATCACCAACAGCCGCAGCGCGCTCAAAATCGTTCGCTTAAAGTCCGCGTCGCTGAAGTTCTCTAACGTTCTCACTTGCTTGCCCTCATCTATCTCTTCAGCCACGCTTTATGTATCGCGAAGCCGTCCGGAATATCTGCACGAACCCGGCGGCCGCGCCCAATAAGATCCCCACAATCGCGATCCAGCTCTGATGAAAGTGATGGTCCAGCCAACTCCCCCCCAACCAGCCAATCACGCACCCAGCCGGCAGCGCAAGCGCCAACTGAATCATCGACTCGGCCTTCACCAGGTCGCCGAGCGCACCCTTTCCCCCTCCACCAGAGGCATTACCGTTGTTCCCTGCTCCATCGTCCGCCATAGAAGGACTATTACACCACG is drawn from Edaphobacter lichenicola and contains these coding sequences:
- a CDS encoding ATP synthase F0 subunit C; its protein translation is MKKLQYLFMSLAAMLLATPAFAQGGEVANQWVPLAAGLGMALAAGLCGLGQGKATASATEALARNPGARPGIFIFLILGLAFIESLALFTFVIIFLKVK
- the atpB gene encoding F0F1 ATP synthase subunit A produces the protein MPTQLLLTRILNQYFAAPVTAFLSALHVHPTYPQAPITNAFAMELLVFLVLVAYFALVRVSLSVEKPGGVQHLAEMTHEFVSDQGEQIIGYGYERFVSYLTALFLFILLSNLLGLIPGLESPTANVVVPLGFAIVTFLYYHYHGVRENGFAYIKQFLGPVWWLYPLLLPIEIISHFARVLSLTVRLYANMFAGDLLTIAFFSLIPIGIPLVFLGLHLGVAVIQAYVFMLLAAIYLSLAVAHDH
- a CDS encoding ATP synthase subunit I — translated: MRTLENFSDADFKRTILSALRLLVIISAVAAPLVWWKLGWQSAVLLLVGALISGSGLFEWLRLMTAVMVRMDGGGKAKPMGLLLFGFFLRLGLTVVLLYVSLKILNGSVYALAAGLALGVFALTIEGLRLMKAWTV
- a CDS encoding AtpZ/AtpI family protein produces the protein MADDGAGNNGNASGGGGKGALGDLVKAESMIQLALALPAGCVIGWLGGSWLDHHFHQSWIAIVGILLGAAAGFVQIFRTASRYIKRG